One genomic segment of Devosia sp. includes these proteins:
- the mnhG gene encoding monovalent cation/H(+) antiporter subunit G, with translation MLSDLTIYAGGVVLLIGALFTLLASIGVVRLPDLYTRMHAASKAGAVGGGLILIAVALHSQDTAVTVRAIMGVVFLLLTTPVSAHLLARASYLAGYSPIASTKPDELARSREQNSAT, from the coding sequence ATGCTGTCTGACCTGACCATCTATGCCGGTGGCGTCGTCCTGCTGATTGGCGCGCTGTTTACGCTGCTGGCCAGTATTGGGGTCGTGCGCCTGCCCGATCTCTATACGCGGATGCATGCCGCTTCCAAGGCCGGTGCGGTGGGTGGCGGGCTCATCCTGATCGCCGTGGCGCTGCACAGCCAGGATACGGCCGTGACCGTCCGCGCCATCATGGGCGTGGTCTTTCTGCTGCTGACGACCCCCGTTTCCGCCCATTTGTTGGCCCGGGCCAGTTATCTGGCCGGATATAGCCCGATTGCATCGACCAAGCCCGATGAACTTGCACGCAGTCGTGAACAAAATAGCGCCACATAA
- a CDS encoding cation:proton antiporter, whose protein sequence is MSPEQFVDIASLIALVFLLLALLISLVRIVIGPSLADRVLALDMLTVVAMGFVGAVAVRTGLTLYLDIAIALALLGFLATVALSRYILLRAARREMITEERDAV, encoded by the coding sequence ATGAGCCCGGAACAATTCGTCGACATCGCATCGCTGATCGCGCTGGTCTTCCTGCTCCTGGCCCTGCTGATTTCCCTCGTGCGGATTGTCATCGGGCCGAGCCTGGCTGACCGGGTCCTGGCGCTGGACATGCTGACCGTGGTGGCCATGGGCTTTGTCGGTGCCGTGGCCGTGCGGACCGGGCTGACGCTCTATCTCGATATCGCCATCGCCCTGGCCCTGCTGGGGTTTCTGGCGACGGTTGCCCTCTCCCGCTACATCCTGTTGCGGGCCGCGCGCCGCGAAATGATCACGGAGGAGCGCGATGCTGTCTGA